From a single Oxalobacter vibrioformis genomic region:
- the rpsB gene encoding 30S ribosomal protein S2: MSVTMREMLEAGVHFGHQTRFWNPKMAPYIFGHRNKIHIVNLEKTMAMYQEAMNYIRQLAANRGTVLMVGTKRQARDIIAAEAQRAGMPYVDQRWLGGMLTNYKTIRSSVKRLKDMETSIEDGSIEKMSKKEGLMYMREVAKLEKAIGGIKDMNGLPDALFVVDVGYHKGTVTEAIKLGIPVIGVVDTNHSPDGLAYVIPGNDDSSKAIQLYARGVADAILEGKASSLQDVLETAKGESSDVAADEGDSE; encoded by the coding sequence ATGTCCGTTACTATGCGTGAGATGCTGGAGGCTGGTGTTCACTTCGGCCACCAGACACGATTCTGGAATCCAAAGATGGCACCGTATATCTTTGGCCATCGCAACAAAATCCATATTGTCAACCTCGAAAAAACCATGGCGATGTACCAGGAGGCGATGAATTATATTCGTCAGCTTGCTGCCAATCGCGGCACGGTTCTGATGGTCGGCACCAAAAGACAGGCCCGCGACATTATCGCCGCAGAAGCACAGCGTGCCGGTATGCCTTATGTCGACCAGCGCTGGCTGGGCGGCATGCTGACCAACTACAAGACAATCCGCAGCTCGGTCAAGCGCCTGAAAGACATGGAAACGTCCATTGAAGACGGTTCTATTGAGAAAATGAGCAAAAAAGAAGGCCTCATGTACATGCGTGAAGTGGCCAAGCTTGAAAAAGCCATTGGCGGCATCAAGGATATGAACGGCCTGCCGGATGCACTTTTTGTTGTTGACGTGGGTTACCACAAGGGTACGGTTACCGAGGCCATCAAATTGGGGATTCCGGTTATTGGCGTGGTGGATACCAATCACTCGCCGGATGGCCTGGCCTATGTCATTCCGGGAAATGACGACTCTTCCAAGGCGATCCAGCTGTATGCACGCGGTGTGGCAGATGCGATCCTGGAAGGAAAAGCCAGTTCGCTGCAGGATGTGCTTGAAACCGCCAAGGGCGAAAGCAGTGATGTGGCTGCTGACGAAGGCGACAGCGAATAA